The Mycobacteriales bacterium genome contains a region encoding:
- a CDS encoding PPOX class F420-dependent oxidoreductase codes for MSREELREFLKAPRPGVLATVRPDGRPHAAPVWWDADGDDLVFTTGAETVKGRNLRADPRATLVVQDDRPPYSFVTIEGSVAMSEDSDELRRWAARLGGRYMGEDRAGEYGARNAVPGELLVRLRPDKIVSARDVAD; via the coding sequence ATGAGCCGCGAAGAGCTGCGCGAGTTCTTGAAGGCTCCGCGCCCCGGCGTCCTTGCGACGGTCCGCCCCGACGGGCGGCCGCACGCAGCCCCGGTCTGGTGGGACGCCGACGGCGACGACCTGGTCTTCACGACCGGTGCGGAGACCGTCAAGGGCCGTAACCTGCGCGCGGACCCGCGGGCCACGCTCGTCGTGCAGGACGACCGCCCGCCATACTCCTTCGTCACCATCGAAGGTTCGGTCGCCATGAGCGAAGACAGCGACGAGCTCCGTCGATGGGCGGCGCGGCTCGGCGGCCGCTACATGGGCGAGGACCGTGCGGGGGAGTACGGCGCACGCAATGCCGTGCCGGGTGAGCTTCTGGTGCGGCTGAGGCCCGACAAGATCGTCAGCGCCCGCGACGTCGCCGACTGA